A single Molothrus aeneus isolate 106 chromosome 9, BPBGC_Maene_1.0, whole genome shotgun sequence DNA region contains:
- the ALG6 gene encoding dolichyl pyrophosphate Man9GlcNAc2 alpha-1,3-glucosyltransferase isoform X2 — MEKWSLMTVAVLLALTVRWAVSLGSYSGAGKPPMYGDYEAQRHWQEITYNLPIRQWYFNTSDNNLLYWGLDYPPLTAYHSFVCAYIAKLINPDWVALHTSRGYESQPHKLFMRTTVFVADLLVYIPAVILYCFSLKETSAKKKVSSALCILLYPGLILIDHGHFQYNSVSLGLALWAVLCLSHDWDLLGSVAFCLALNYKQMELYHSLPFFCYLLGKCFKKGLKGKGLVLLAKLAGTVLVSFAACWLPFGTDVEQIMQVLRRLFPIDRGLFEDKVANIWCSLSVLIKIKNVISPRTQLKLSFAVTFLSLLPACIKLTVQPSLRGFKFALVSCALSFFLFSFQVHEKSILLVSVPVCLIINEIPFMATWFLLVSTFSLLPLLLKDELLLPYAVTTPAFLAVCLASFSILEKTSAEDLQLKAFSLSLKGYVSWFKSFPRIVRSLFLLSLALMGALSVLSAAAPPPQRLPDLFPLAVALVSCLHFLLFLLYFNVVILWDSKNRGQKKIS, encoded by the exons ATGGAGAAGTGGAGCCTGATGACAGTGGCGGTGCTGCTGGCGCTCACCGTGCGCTGGGCCGTGTCCCTGGGCTCCTACTCAG GGGCAGGAAAACCACCCATGTATGGAGACTACGAGGCTCAGAGGCACTGGCAGGAGATCACCTACAACTTACCCATCAGGCAGTG gtaCTTCAATACAAGTGACAACAACCTGCTTTACTGGGGCCTTGATTACCCACCTCTCACTGCCTACCACAGTTTTGTGTGTGCTTACAT TGCAAAGTTAATAAATCCTGATTGGGTTGCTCTGCACACATCTCGGGGCTATGAGAGCCAGCCCCATAAGTTATTTATGCGTACAACAG tgtttgttgCTGATCTGCTGGTTTATATCCCTGCAGttattttatattgtttttcCTTGAAAGAAACATCTgctaaaaaaaag GTTTCCAGTGCTCTCTGCATCCTGCTTTACCCAGGCCTCATCCTTATCGACCATGGGCACTTCCA ATACAACTCAGTGAGCCTTGGCTTGGCCCTGTGGGCTGTCCTTTGTTTGTCCCATGACTGGGACCTCCTGGGCTCCGTGGCATTTTGCTTGGCTTTAAATTATAAGCAAATGGAGCTCTACCATTCCCTGCCctttttttgctatttacttGGAAAGTGCTTCAAGAAGGGACTGAAAGGAAAGGG GTTGGTGCTCTTGGCCAAActggcagggacagtgctggtGTCCTTCGCTGCCTGCTGGCTCCCCTTCGGCACCGACGTGGAACAAATCATGCAAGTACTCAGAAGACTCTTTCCCATTGACAGAGGCTTGTTTGAG GATAAAGTAGCCAATATTTGGTGCAGTCTAAGTGTCCTTATAAAGATAAAGAATGTAATATCCCCTCGAACTCAGCTAAAGCTCAG TTTTGCTGTGACATTCCTgagcctgctccctgcctgtaTCAAGCTCACTGTCCAGCCTTCCCTGCGAGGGTTTAAATTTGCCTTG GTCAGCTGTGCCTTGTCATTTTTCCTGTTCTCCTTTCAAGTCCATGAAAAATCCATTCTTCTCGTGTCAGT CCCAGTCTGCCTTATCATAAATGAAATCCCCTTCATGGCCACGTGGTTTCTACTTGTGTCAACTTTCAG cctgctgcccctgctgctgaaggacgagctgctgctgccctacGCCGTCACCACGCCCGCCTTCCTGGCCGTGTGCCTGGCCTCCTTCTCCATCCTGGAGAAGACCTCAGCCGAGGACCTACAGCTCAAggccttttccctttccctcaaGGGTTATGTGTCCTGGTTTAAGTCCTTTCCCAGGATTGTCAGGAGCCTG TTCCTGCTGTCGCTGGCCCTGATGGGAGCGCTCTCAGTGCTCAGCGCTGCCGCGCCTCCTCCCCAGCGCCTGCCCGATCTGTTCCCCCTGGCCGTGGCCCTGGTGTCCTGCCTGcacttcctgctcttcctgctctaCTTCAACGTGGTGATCCTCTGGGACTCCAAGAATAGAGGGCAGAAGAAAATCAGTTAA
- the ALG6 gene encoding dolichyl pyrophosphate Man9GlcNAc2 alpha-1,3-glucosyltransferase isoform X3 produces MYGDYEAQRHWQEITYNLPIRQWYFNTSDNNLLYWGLDYPPLTAYHSFVCAYIAKLINPDWVALHTSRGYESQPHKLFMRTTVFVADLLVYIPAVILYCFSLKETSAKKKVSSALCILLYPGLILIDHGHFQYNSVSLGLALWAVLCLSHDWDLLGSVAFCLALNYKQMELYHSLPFFCYLLGKCFKKGLKGKGLVLLAKLAGTVLVSFAACWLPFGTDVEQIMQVLRRLFPIDRGLFEDKVANIWCSLSVLIKIKNVISPRTQLKLSFAVTFLSLLPACIKLTVQPSLRGFKFALVSCALSFFLFSFQVHEKSILLVSVPVCLIINEIPFMATWFLLVSTFSLLPLLLKDELLLPYAVTTPAFLAVCLASFSILEKTSAEDLQLKAFSLSLKGYVSWFKSFPRIVRSLFLLSLALMGALSVLSAAAPPPQRLPDLFPLAVALVSCLHFLLFLLYFNVVILWDSKNRGQKKIS; encoded by the exons ATGTATGGAGACTACGAGGCTCAGAGGCACTGGCAGGAGATCACCTACAACTTACCCATCAGGCAGTG gtaCTTCAATACAAGTGACAACAACCTGCTTTACTGGGGCCTTGATTACCCACCTCTCACTGCCTACCACAGTTTTGTGTGTGCTTACAT TGCAAAGTTAATAAATCCTGATTGGGTTGCTCTGCACACATCTCGGGGCTATGAGAGCCAGCCCCATAAGTTATTTATGCGTACAACAG tgtttgttgCTGATCTGCTGGTTTATATCCCTGCAGttattttatattgtttttcCTTGAAAGAAACATCTgctaaaaaaaag GTTTCCAGTGCTCTCTGCATCCTGCTTTACCCAGGCCTCATCCTTATCGACCATGGGCACTTCCA ATACAACTCAGTGAGCCTTGGCTTGGCCCTGTGGGCTGTCCTTTGTTTGTCCCATGACTGGGACCTCCTGGGCTCCGTGGCATTTTGCTTGGCTTTAAATTATAAGCAAATGGAGCTCTACCATTCCCTGCCctttttttgctatttacttGGAAAGTGCTTCAAGAAGGGACTGAAAGGAAAGGG GTTGGTGCTCTTGGCCAAActggcagggacagtgctggtGTCCTTCGCTGCCTGCTGGCTCCCCTTCGGCACCGACGTGGAACAAATCATGCAAGTACTCAGAAGACTCTTTCCCATTGACAGAGGCTTGTTTGAG GATAAAGTAGCCAATATTTGGTGCAGTCTAAGTGTCCTTATAAAGATAAAGAATGTAATATCCCCTCGAACTCAGCTAAAGCTCAG TTTTGCTGTGACATTCCTgagcctgctccctgcctgtaTCAAGCTCACTGTCCAGCCTTCCCTGCGAGGGTTTAAATTTGCCTTG GTCAGCTGTGCCTTGTCATTTTTCCTGTTCTCCTTTCAAGTCCATGAAAAATCCATTCTTCTCGTGTCAGT CCCAGTCTGCCTTATCATAAATGAAATCCCCTTCATGGCCACGTGGTTTCTACTTGTGTCAACTTTCAG cctgctgcccctgctgctgaaggacgagctgctgctgccctacGCCGTCACCACGCCCGCCTTCCTGGCCGTGTGCCTGGCCTCCTTCTCCATCCTGGAGAAGACCTCAGCCGAGGACCTACAGCTCAAggccttttccctttccctcaaGGGTTATGTGTCCTGGTTTAAGTCCTTTCCCAGGATTGTCAGGAGCCTG TTCCTGCTGTCGCTGGCCCTGATGGGAGCGCTCTCAGTGCTCAGCGCTGCCGCGCCTCCTCCCCAGCGCCTGCCCGATCTGTTCCCCCTGGCCGTGGCCCTGGTGTCCTGCCTGcacttcctgctcttcctgctctaCTTCAACGTGGTGATCCTCTGGGACTCCAAGAATAGAGGGCAGAAGAAAATCAGTTAA
- the ALG6 gene encoding dolichyl pyrophosphate Man9GlcNAc2 alpha-1,3-glucosyltransferase isoform X1 — MSSREGWPRSCAVAVSLCPQVYNPVSCECPAGKAGPGAVLWQCPCVPRSVAAMEKWSLMTVAVLLALTVRWAVSLGSYSGAGKPPMYGDYEAQRHWQEITYNLPIRQWYFNTSDNNLLYWGLDYPPLTAYHSFVCAYIAKLINPDWVALHTSRGYESQPHKLFMRTTVFVADLLVYIPAVILYCFSLKETSAKKKVSSALCILLYPGLILIDHGHFQYNSVSLGLALWAVLCLSHDWDLLGSVAFCLALNYKQMELYHSLPFFCYLLGKCFKKGLKGKGLVLLAKLAGTVLVSFAACWLPFGTDVEQIMQVLRRLFPIDRGLFEDKVANIWCSLSVLIKIKNVISPRTQLKLSFAVTFLSLLPACIKLTVQPSLRGFKFALVSCALSFFLFSFQVHEKSILLVSVPVCLIINEIPFMATWFLLVSTFSLLPLLLKDELLLPYAVTTPAFLAVCLASFSILEKTSAEDLQLKAFSLSLKGYVSWFKSFPRIVRSLFLLSLALMGALSVLSAAAPPPQRLPDLFPLAVALVSCLHFLLFLLYFNVVILWDSKNRGQKKIS; from the exons ATGTCCAGCAGGGAAGGCTggcccaggagctgtgctgtggcagtgtccctgtgtccccaggtgtataATCCAGTGAGTTGTGAATGTCCAGCAGGGAAGGCTggcccaggagctgtgctgtggcagtgtccctgtgtccccaggagcGTGGCAGCCATGGAGAAGTGGAGCCTGATGACAGTGGCGGTGCTGCTGGCGCTCACCGTGCGCTGGGCCGTGTCCCTGGGCTCCTACTCAG GGGCAGGAAAACCACCCATGTATGGAGACTACGAGGCTCAGAGGCACTGGCAGGAGATCACCTACAACTTACCCATCAGGCAGTG gtaCTTCAATACAAGTGACAACAACCTGCTTTACTGGGGCCTTGATTACCCACCTCTCACTGCCTACCACAGTTTTGTGTGTGCTTACAT TGCAAAGTTAATAAATCCTGATTGGGTTGCTCTGCACACATCTCGGGGCTATGAGAGCCAGCCCCATAAGTTATTTATGCGTACAACAG tgtttgttgCTGATCTGCTGGTTTATATCCCTGCAGttattttatattgtttttcCTTGAAAGAAACATCTgctaaaaaaaag GTTTCCAGTGCTCTCTGCATCCTGCTTTACCCAGGCCTCATCCTTATCGACCATGGGCACTTCCA ATACAACTCAGTGAGCCTTGGCTTGGCCCTGTGGGCTGTCCTTTGTTTGTCCCATGACTGGGACCTCCTGGGCTCCGTGGCATTTTGCTTGGCTTTAAATTATAAGCAAATGGAGCTCTACCATTCCCTGCCctttttttgctatttacttGGAAAGTGCTTCAAGAAGGGACTGAAAGGAAAGGG GTTGGTGCTCTTGGCCAAActggcagggacagtgctggtGTCCTTCGCTGCCTGCTGGCTCCCCTTCGGCACCGACGTGGAACAAATCATGCAAGTACTCAGAAGACTCTTTCCCATTGACAGAGGCTTGTTTGAG GATAAAGTAGCCAATATTTGGTGCAGTCTAAGTGTCCTTATAAAGATAAAGAATGTAATATCCCCTCGAACTCAGCTAAAGCTCAG TTTTGCTGTGACATTCCTgagcctgctccctgcctgtaTCAAGCTCACTGTCCAGCCTTCCCTGCGAGGGTTTAAATTTGCCTTG GTCAGCTGTGCCTTGTCATTTTTCCTGTTCTCCTTTCAAGTCCATGAAAAATCCATTCTTCTCGTGTCAGT CCCAGTCTGCCTTATCATAAATGAAATCCCCTTCATGGCCACGTGGTTTCTACTTGTGTCAACTTTCAG cctgctgcccctgctgctgaaggacgagctgctgctgccctacGCCGTCACCACGCCCGCCTTCCTGGCCGTGTGCCTGGCCTCCTTCTCCATCCTGGAGAAGACCTCAGCCGAGGACCTACAGCTCAAggccttttccctttccctcaaGGGTTATGTGTCCTGGTTTAAGTCCTTTCCCAGGATTGTCAGGAGCCTG TTCCTGCTGTCGCTGGCCCTGATGGGAGCGCTCTCAGTGCTCAGCGCTGCCGCGCCTCCTCCCCAGCGCCTGCCCGATCTGTTCCCCCTGGCCGTGGCCCTGGTGTCCTGCCTGcacttcctgctcttcctgctctaCTTCAACGTGGTGATCCTCTGGGACTCCAAGAATAGAGGGCAGAAGAAAATCAGTTAA